One bacterium genomic window, GCCCCGGCGCCAGCACCGGCTCCGGGCCCGCCATCGCCCGCGCCTTGGCCAGGGCCGTTTCGCGGAGATCGTCCAATTTATCGACGGGGTCGTTCACGACCGGGTTTGCACCGGGTTTCGTACCTCAGCCTGAGTACGGTCCGGCAATAGAGTAAGGCATAGCGTAGAAAAATCAAAGGGTTATGGGTGGTCTTGGAGCTGCCGTGTTCGCGTTCGGTGTTGGAAAACGGTATCTCCAGGACGGAATGGCCGGCCAACTCGGCCCGGACCAGAAAATCGATGCAGTAATCCCCGTAGCTCCCCCGCAGGGGTATGGTCTTAAAGACGGATTTGCGGACCCGGAGGTAGCCGCTGGAGAGATCGCGGGTCCGGCAGCCGAGCAGACTGCCGGCGGTCCGGTTGAGGGTGACGCTGACGGCTTTGCGCAGGCGGGAGCGGCGTCCGTCGCTTCCGCCCGGGATATAACGGGAAGCGAGCACGATGTCGCTGCTTTCCGGTGCGGCCAGGAGCCGGGGGAGCAGGGAAGGCGGGTGGGAAAAATCCGCGTCCATCCAGACCACGGTGGAGTGCCTGGCCATGTCGATCCCGGCCCTCAGGGAGGCGGTCAGGCCGTGGTCTCTCATCCGGCGCAGGAGCCGCAGCTTCGGGGCCGCCAGCTCGATTCGGGAGACTTCCCGCCAGGTGCCGTCCGGGGAGTCGTCGTCGACCACGATGATCTCCGATTCGCGGTAAAGATGCCGCGCGATCTCCTGGATCAGCGGGCCGATGTTTTCGCGTTCGTTGTAGGTGGGAAGGATTATCGAAACCGGGCCTTTCATAAGCCGGTAACTTTAGGGAGGAACCGGCCCCGGTGTCAATTCGAGTTTTCTTCGCCGGGGTTTTGTCTTATTATTTCCGGTACGTTATGAAACATGTCAGATCGACAGCGCTGATTTTCTGTTCGATTTTCGCCGTTTCCGCCGCCGGGAAGGCCGCGGCGTCGACCATCAGCATCGTCGGCGATCTCGAATATCGGGACGGAGAAGCCGTGGTTACGGTGGTCAACCGGGGCGACGAAGAAGCCCGCAATCTGCAGGTGGAGGTTTCCTGCCTGGGGGTGAACCGGTTCGGGAAGCTCGTGCCGTCGCTCCCTTCCGGAGAGGGGATCAAGGAACGGTTCGATTTCGCCGCCGCCGCCGCCCCGCTCCCCGGAATGTACCCCATTCTCGCCCGCATCCGTTATTCGGACGCCAACGGGTACCCTTTCGCCGCTCTCATCCAGGAGCTGGTTCAGACCGGAGAGGGGAGAAGGGATTCCAGCGTCTACCTTTCCGGTTCGTCCCTCGATCTGGCCGGCGCCGGGGAGATCCAGGTCCGGCTCGCCAACCGGGGCAGTGCCCCACGCCGCTTCCGGGTGGAGTTGGCCCTGGCTCCGGAGTTCGGGGTCGAATCCCCGGTCCGGGAGATCGAGCTTCCCTCCGGTGAAGAGGCGCTGCTCGAATT contains:
- a CDS encoding glycosyltransferase; protein product: MKGPVSIILPTYNERENIGPLIQEIARHLYRESEIIVVDDDSPDGTWREVSRIELAAPKLRLLRRMRDHGLTASLRAGIDMARHSTVVWMDADFSHPPSLLPRLLAAPESSDIVLASRYIPGGSDGRRSRLRKAVSVTLNRTAGSLLGCRTRDLSSGYLRVRKSVFKTIPLRGSYGDYCIDFLVRAELAGHSVLEIPFSNTEREHGSSKTTHNPLIFLRYALLYCRTVLRLRYETRCKPGRERPRR